The Salvia splendens isolate huo1 chromosome 21, SspV2, whole genome shotgun sequence genome includes a window with the following:
- the LOC121783699 gene encoding glutaredoxin-C6-like, with the protein MQGLRHGLLSDGGVRLELTPSAASPLAIDVAESAETRIQRLIAENPVIIFSRPSCCMCHVMKRLLSTVGVHPTVIELDDDEIAALSPRPAPDLYIGAAPVGGLESLVALHLSNNLVPKLVQVGALKNHHLLIN; encoded by the coding sequence ATGCAAGGCCTCCGGCACGGCCTCCTCTCCGACGGCGGCGTCCGCCTCGAGCTGACCCCCTCCGCCGCCTCCCCCCTCGCCATCGACGTGGCCGAATCGGCGGAGACGCGAATCCAGCGGCTGATCGCGGAGAATCCGGTGATCATCTTCAGCCGCCCCTCCTGCTGCATGTGCCACGTCATGAAGCGCCTCCTCTCCACCGTCGGCGTCCACCCCACCGTCATCGAATTGGACGACGACGAGATCGCCGCCCTCTCCCCCCGCCCCGCCCCCGACCTCTACATCGGCGCCGCCCCCGTCGGCGGCCTCGAGAGCCTCGTCGCCCTTCACTTGAGCAACAATCTCGTGCCTAAGCTTGTCCAAGTTGGTGCCCTCAAAAATCATCACCTCCTAATTAATTAg